In a single window of the Methanolobus psychrophilus R15 genome:
- a CDS encoding DNA-3-methyladenine glycosylase III encodes MLTQQTKWTNVEKAICNLKEHGLLEPRPLAEADLLLLEELVRCCGFYRQKAFRIKNIASYFTENEMNDVFSLPLDVLRQRMLSLKGVGNETADSIILYAAHKPSFVIDAYTTRMMKCIGVKGDYMQLQRLFEGSLPADVGLFQEYHALIVEYSKSFCGKKRCDACLLKQPL; translated from the coding sequence ATGCTTACCCAGCAGACGAAATGGACCAATGTTGAAAAAGCCATCTGTAATCTTAAAGAGCACGGCCTGCTTGAACCCAGGCCTCTTGCAGAAGCCGATCTCCTCCTGCTTGAGGAATTGGTCCGGTGCTGTGGCTTCTATCGTCAGAAAGCTTTTAGGATAAAGAATATTGCCTCTTATTTCACCGAAAACGAGATGAACGATGTTTTCTCATTACCTCTTGATGTTTTAAGACAAAGGATGCTGTCTTTAAAAGGCGTTGGCAATGAGACTGCAGACAGCATAATCCTCTATGCTGCCCATAAGCCCAGTTTTGTGATAGATGCGTACACGACCCGTATGATGAAATGCATAGGGGTGAAAGGTGATTACATGCAACTTCAGAGGTTGTTTGAGGGTAGCCTGCCTGCAGATGTTGGCCTCTTTCAGGAATATCATGCATTGATAGTGGAATATTCAAAGAGCTTCTGCGGAAAAAAACGGTGCGATGCATGTTTGCTGAAGCAGCCTTTGTAA